In Lodderomyces elongisporus chromosome 1, complete sequence, the DNA window TGTGATTAGCCCTCGTTGTTAATAAAGATTGTAAACACTTAATCAATTGCAATGGGAAAAGAAACGTGGAAGGGAGGGCACTTGTTATAGAAGTATACAACTGTCCAAGGCggtttcttttccttttaatgtttgtatgtatatatatttaaaaaTGAATATGATAAGAAAGAAGTTGATCTAATGTGCCGATCGTTTTCCaaattatatatgtaaGGTATCCAGTCTGTTCAACGAGGTATGTAAAAAGAACCGTTATAGCTTTTTCGAGTTAAAAGATTGAGTTTGGAATCTTACTTTTTGGTCTATACATTGCCTATTCCGGAGTGGAGTCCAATACGATACTCCAActcttgaaaaataaaaaatggtACGTCTCTCAATATTTTAATACAATACTGTTCACTTTTCCCccgtttttctttgcttaagtttttatttttttttgggggtcTATTTCCACATTTTGTGTTACTTCAGCAGAATAATAGCAACTACGTGGCCATTCACAATAGaaatattgattttttttttattattcttcAAAATAGTTTGtctattattttcttttttttttatcttctgTCAGAATAATTTTCGACACGACATTGTAATATTGGCAAACTCTAGCAAGTGGGAAGATTACAGCATCACGTGATTACATATAGACACGTGATCAACTATCTCTTTTACAACTTTTTGTTCATAGGCTAGTGACGGGCCATTTCCATCAACAAGGCTTACATACTCTATgtgaattaaaaaaaatgataataataataataataataataatagtaaataaaaatttaatgCAAGAAAATCCTCCAATGTTAAAACGAATCgtgttttttaaaaattataaaagtAAACTATGAATTATATAAGGTAAAAtgggaaatggaaaagaagtaGAAAGTATAATGTATAAAATAttgtaaagaaaattgcACAAATCTAAGCTTTAACGTCTGAATCATAAGACTCCTCTTGTGTAGTGTATCTGTCCCTTCCAATCTTTGTTGTGTCTGGCTCATCGTGACAAGTCTCACAAATCTCTTCCAATGTTCTTCTCTTGGTTTCAGGAATAAGCAAAGTGGTAAAGATACCCAACAACATAAACAAGGCGAAAATCTCCAAGACGTGGTTCAAGTAACAATTTGGATGCTCGGCATCACATCCATGGTTTATAAGAGTACCGATACATGTTTGTGCAATAATGGCACCAACTTTACCTGCTGCTGCCGATAATCCATGTGCGGTGGATCTATACCTGGTTGGGAAAACTTCACCTGGAACGATAAATGTGGTGACATTAGGTCCGAAATTCTGGAAAAAGGAGGCAACAACGTACAAACCCAATAATCCACCATCGCTCAACTTGTGGTATCCAAAACCCATACCACACAACAATGCAGTCAAGATAACAAAACCACCCAATTGAATGGTTTTTCTACCCAAAAACTCAATAAATGCAATGGAAAACCAGTATCCTGGCAATGAACCAGCACAAACCAAAATCAAGTTACCAGCAGCAGAGTCGTACAATTTGTGGTAAACGGTATCTTTTCTAGCATATCCAATGGCTTGCAAGATAGTAGTCGAGTTCAAACCCATACCGTAAAATGCAACATCCAACATAAACCATGAACCTGCAGTTCCCAACAAGATTTTACCATACTTCCATTGTCCAAAGTGTCTCCAGAAATCCTTAAATGAAGCCTTTGGTGGTGCAATCTCAGTGACAGCAGGGTCGAGAGCAGCTTCAGCGTCGGCAACCTTAACAACATCGCCGTGTTCATTGACATCCAAGGAGTATCTTGGTGACTCAGCAATGGTCAATCTATAGTACAAGGCAATGCAACCGGGAACACATCCAAAACCAATAATGATTCTCCACATTTGATCAGCTGCTCTAACACAACTACGGGTGGCGTGACATTCAGCACCAGAGGTGATATTTTCCAAGTCGGTTTTGtaaccagcaacacaaatCATGGCAACGATACCAGCAAACACTTGACCAAGTCCttgatttgaaaagacAGCGGCCATGATAGCACCTCTCCATTTGGTGGTGGAGAACTCAGCAGAAATGATGGATGATAATGGATAGTCACCACCAATACCGATACCCATAATAATTCTCAATGTGGCAAACCAAGCAGGGAAACTGATAGCAGGCGATTCTCCAATAGTACATTGCATAATAGTAGCAGCAATCATAACAATCAATTCCAAACCATAAATCTTTTTACGACCAACCTTATCGGCAATAGAACCAAATCCAACTTGACCAATAACCGTACCAACAGAAGTGGAAACCTTGATCAAAGTAGTGGTGGAACTTGGGATAGTACCTTCCCAGTAAACGTATTGCAACATGTTAACCGATAAGTTGATGGCAAAGATATCGTAAGAATCGGTCATAAAACCAACACCGGCAATCAtaatcatcttcatttgaGTCCATCCAAAGCCGGCCTTGTCGATTTCTTCCAAGGccaatcttcttctttccaaAGGATCCTCAATGTGGGCATATTTGCCCAAGTAGTCCTTAAAGGCAGTCTTACCACCTGAGTTACTCTCAGTGTAGGTGTTTTCAATCTCTTGTGTAGCAACCATTGTattgaaggaaaaaagtaaGGTGAGACGAAGTGActtgtctttctttggATATGGCAAGAGGTGAATGGATGAGGAAAGAATATAGGataagaggaggaggaggaggggaaagacaaaaaaataatgaaaagagaagggaagaggaaattgaaaagaatttataccaacaagaagagtaaaaaaattgacaatGGGTTTACATATTGACTGCATTCTATATTGATGAGAGTAGAGTTGAAAAGGTaatttagaaaaaaaaaagagagggaAATATTCACTTGTGATGAAGAAGGGCACGAAGGAGTAGGAGATTATGAGTTTGTAGAATAGTTGGATgcaataattttttttattttttattttttatatttaattattttggcctgtcttttttttgtttttttgttttgcaagtTGTACATACTCAACACAAAGCATGTAGAGTTAtgtagaaattatagagtATCAGATATTTGTAAattgagaagaaaagagcgTAGAAGACAACGTGGAAATGGGAAATGGGAAGAAGCCAGAAGAGATATTAAAGAGGGATAAAGAGTTATTGGGGTTTTGATAACATGCAACGAATCAATTACTATGGGAAAACTGTAAAAGTAGAGGctgtcaatttttttttctggtaGCTATCAACAGAAATGGgtgatttgtttattagcaagagggggggggaaTGTTGATATTTGATTTAAGAGAGTGTGTGAAGAGAGAACCAAATGGGTCAGGGCCCACGTTgtcactttttttatttttttatttttatttattttcgcAGTCGACtcaaaaacgaaaacagaaaaaaaaaaaaaaaaagaatttataaattttccaaatctaAAATTAATAATCGCCAAATATTGATTCTCTAATACACTCTGTTTtggctttttcttttccctttatattttctattttgttcAACCAACATGACGCCTGGGAATTTAGTGAACTCTGAATTTAATAGAGATATTCAGATAAAGAGAGTGGAtgttgaaataaaaaaagactgTATAATCATAACTTTATTATGTAGAGAGaataatgaaaagaatttggcaaaacaaaagaaaaacctAGGTGCAAATCAGTTCAATGGGGTGCACTCTAACCCTAGGTGCTATAGGCTAAACTTTGAGCATACTTAGTTTCAAGGCGATAATGcttgaaacaaacaaaaagagatgCATGAATAATACAATCTACAAATCTAGCGACATTGATCGGTTGTTTCTAttatttctattatttctattatttctattattttcattcattAATTCTTACATCAAGGGTTGGTCCCGTGGCTTcaaaatgatgatggttgttgttgttgttgttgttgttgttcttccaGCTGTAGCTTGTGCAAGATGTGTGTGGTAAGAGTAAATATGGATAATGCAAAATTGATTGCATCCGTAATGCTGCTTGCCCTTGTTATggtttctatttctttttctaatttttttttctttttttcatttctttgtactttatcttcttttttggccAGTTGCATTAAACAATATGTAAGAGGACATATGGGTTAAGAAAAGTAAACGAAGAAAGAGAGTAAGAGAGTGAAGGAAACATATTAGCAAAAGAGACTAAAGACGGCTTGTTTCTACTTCCCGCTTTCCCGCTTTAACtttcccccctccccctcctCCCCTCGTGGTAACTAAATTTGTTGCAATCTAGAAACAAATGTTTTGAGTGAGTAAATGAGAGGTTTTCTTTGCCATGTGGGCACATCAATAATGCCAATtagcttttcttttcttttctttttctttttctttttctctttcccttACCAATAATAGACTCGTGTTACTAaccttttaattttttcaaaatgaaaaactgGTTAGgtcaattaatttttttttttcatttttatttgattgATTATTTGCCGTatgattgtttttgtcaCCATGTGATCTTGAGCTAAAGAGATTGGTGTTTGATTCCTACTACTCCAAGAGTACGAGTGTAAGACACAGAGTTATAGAGTTACTACTTGCATTATTATGCTTAAGAAAGACACCTGATATCacaattttcttcttttgcctctttttcgttttctcTGCAGCTTAACATCATTCAATTcttgtatttttctttgcgATAGACCTGTCAAATCAGATCAGTAAAGGATCTGAaattccttttgttttgttttgttgttttttcttagCAGGGGAGGAAGAGGGGGCGAGGGATACCAAGCTTTGGTTCTGGTAAGGTTCCCTGGTCAATCTAAAAGTATATATTAtaatgtcttttttttttcttgtcgCTGTTGAAACACGATTCCTTTTACAATAGCTAGTGAAGCTTGAAATATAGTTGATGATGTCTGTTTTCtgtcaaaaaaacaagcatTATCTTAAaggacaagaaaaaaaaaaagaaaaagaaaacgaagaaagaagaaaaaaaattttggttTACAATAGGATGCTAAACTGATCTTTATAGTATTGATCTCGTGATAGTTGTAAAAGTGGTGCTGTTTAAGGGTGTTTGGTGTTTGATGGTGTttgatggtgttggtgaaaaaaaagggttaATACTAACGATTTACCAAAATGTATAATGCGGCTCCcaattgttgcaaaaaaaaaaaaaaaaaaaaaaaaacaaagccCATACTGCAGTACTGTGTCGCTTCTTTTTAGATTAtcattttctatttttgcTTGCAATTTGTCTAGTCAAGCTATATCATGGAAGAGATGTTTTCTATATCTTTGAATGGACTCTTCTATCTTCTGGtgccaaaatcaaaaaaaaataaagaacaaaaa includes these proteins:
- the PHO84 gene encoding Inorganic phosphate transporter pho84; its protein translation is MVATQEIENTYTESNSGGKTAFKDYLGKYAHIEDPLERRRLALEEIDKAGFGWTQMKMIMIAGVGFMTDSYDIFAINLSVNMLQYVYWEGTIPSSTTTLIKVSTSVGTVIGQVGFGSIADKVGRKKIYGLELIVMIAATIMQCTIGESPAISFPAWFATLRIIMGIGIGGDYPLSSIISAEFSTTKWRGAIMAAVFSNQGLGQVFAGIVAMICVAGYKTDLENITSGAECHATRSCVRAADQMWRIIIGFGCVPGCIALYYRLTIAESPRYSLDVNEHGDVVKVADAEAALDPAVTEIAPPKASFKDFWRHFGQWKYGKILLGTAGSWFMLDVAFYGMGLNSTTILQAIGYARKDTVYHKLYDSAAGNLILVCAGSLPGYWFSIAFIEFLGRKTIQLGGFVILTALLCGMGFGYHKLSDGGLLGLYVVASFFQNFGPNVTTFIVPGEVFPTRYRSTAHGLSAAAGKVGAIIAQTCIGTLINHGCDAEHPNCYLNHVLEIFALFMLLGIFTTLLIPETKRRTLEEICETCHDEPDTTKIGRDRYTTQEESYDSDVKA